The Desulfosporosinus acidiphilus SJ4 genome has a window encoding:
- a CDS encoding ornithine aminomutase subunit alpha: MQRKDDYEVRRAHLAELSEKELEERFWLLTNQIVDPLLELARTHTSPSIERSVLLRMGLDSLTAKGVVEKALLNGVLEHGAGHCVWRYAEREGLELLQAAEKLARGEGWETIKDFFGEVKHNA; the protein is encoded by the coding sequence ATGCAGCGTAAGGACGATTACGAAGTGCGGCGGGCACATCTGGCGGAACTTAGTGAGAAAGAACTGGAAGAACGTTTTTGGCTATTAACTAATCAGATCGTAGACCCTCTGCTCGAATTAGCACGGACTCATACGTCACCCTCCATTGAGCGATCTGTGCTCTTACGGATGGGTTTGGATAGTCTTACAGCAAAAGGGGTCGTGGAAAAAGCGTTATTGAATGGAGTTCTGGAACACGGAGCCGGGCATTGTGTCTGGCGCTATGCGGAAAGAGAAGGTTTGGAACTTCTTCAAGCAGCGGAAAAGTTAGCACGGGGAGAGGGTTGGGAGACAATCAAAGATTTCTTCGGAGAGGTGAAGCATAATGCCTGA
- the ortA gene encoding 2-amino-4-oxopentanoate thiolase subunit OrtA: protein MSKEKESIIEESAVSGDWVEIWKVILEPGERASQVPEDTQKVPLEMRMRGFLVNERANLGESVSIRTRIGRLVEGKLVSLHPRYNHTFGEPQKELLAIGQELRTLLKKEGDGDE from the coding sequence ATGAGTAAGGAGAAGGAAAGCATTATTGAAGAAAGTGCAGTAAGCGGAGACTGGGTAGAAATTTGGAAGGTAATTTTGGAACCTGGCGAACGGGCTTCCCAAGTTCCGGAGGATACCCAGAAGGTTCCCTTGGAGATGCGTATGCGGGGTTTTTTAGTCAATGAGCGAGCGAACTTGGGGGAGAGTGTCTCTATTCGCACCCGTATTGGGCGTTTGGTGGAAGGGAAATTGGTTTCGCTTCATCCTCGCTATAACCATACATTTGGAGAACCGCAAAAAGAGCTTTTGGCTATCGGGCAAGAATTAAGGACTTTGCTAAAGAAAGAGGGGGATGGCGATGAGTAA
- the ablA gene encoding lysine 2,3-aminomutase, with product MCSRHDISKWSSVPDDQWNDWHWQVSHRITTVEELKEVIPLTAEEESGIEHCLGTLRMSITPYYASLIDPANPHCPVRKQAVPTSLELHVGEHDLSDPLHEDTDSPVKGLTHRYPDRVLLLVTDQCSMYCRHCTRRRIAGQTDQPLPLEDFKKALAYIRATPQIRDVLISGGDPFTLSDDRLEHILSNLRAIPHVEIIRIGTRIPVVLPMRITDNLVQMLRKYQPIWINTHFNHPQEITPSAKAALARLADGGIPLGNQSVLLRGINDCPNIMKKLVHELVMNRVRPYYIYQCDLSKGIEHFRTSVAKGIEIIENLRGHTSGYAVPTYVIDAPGGGGKIPVSPQYLISMGANKVILRNYEGVICVYDEPNILQDQCQCQYCQEQDPSVGLMKLLNHQKISLEPENLDRRQRHAN from the coding sequence ATGTGCTCACGTCACGACATTTCCAAATGGAGCTCTGTCCCCGATGATCAATGGAATGATTGGCATTGGCAGGTTTCCCACCGCATCACGACGGTCGAGGAACTTAAGGAGGTGATTCCTCTGACTGCCGAGGAAGAATCCGGCATAGAACATTGTCTTGGTACCCTCCGTATGTCCATTACGCCTTACTACGCTTCATTAATTGATCCTGCAAATCCTCATTGCCCAGTGCGTAAACAAGCTGTTCCCACTTCCTTAGAGCTTCACGTAGGAGAACACGATCTTTCTGATCCCTTACATGAAGACACAGATTCTCCAGTCAAAGGATTGACCCACCGCTACCCGGACCGCGTCTTGCTCCTCGTAACCGATCAATGTTCCATGTATTGCCGGCATTGTACGCGCCGCCGAATCGCCGGTCAGACGGATCAGCCCCTTCCCTTGGAAGACTTTAAAAAGGCACTCGCCTATATTCGGGCTACACCCCAAATCCGAGACGTCTTAATATCCGGCGGCGACCCCTTCACCCTCTCCGATGATCGATTAGAACACATTCTTTCCAATTTGCGCGCTATTCCTCACGTGGAAATTATCCGTATCGGCACCAGAATTCCAGTGGTTCTTCCCATGCGCATCACAGATAACCTTGTCCAAATGTTGCGAAAATACCAGCCCATCTGGATTAACACTCACTTCAATCATCCCCAAGAAATCACCCCGTCGGCCAAGGCCGCACTGGCTCGCCTGGCTGATGGAGGAATTCCCCTCGGCAATCAATCCGTTCTTCTCCGCGGAATCAATGATTGCCCCAATATCATGAAAAAACTCGTCCACGAACTCGTCATGAACCGAGTTCGCCCCTACTATATTTATCAATGTGATCTTTCCAAAGGGATCGAACATTTCCGCACCTCAGTGGCGAAAGGCATTGAAATTATCGAAAACTTACGAGGGCATACCAGCGGCTATGCCGTACCAACCTATGTCATCGATGCCCCAGGAGGCGGCGGCAAGATTCCGGTGAGTCCTCAATACCTTATCTCCATGGGGGCCAATAAAGTCATTCTCCGCAACTATGAGGGAGTCATTTGCGTCTATGACGAACCGAATATTCTCCAGGACCAATGTCAGTGTCAATACTGTCAGGAGCAGGACCCCTCAGTCGGCTTGATGAAGCTCTTAAACCATCAAAAAATTTCCCTTGAACCCGAAAATCTCGATCGCCGCCAACGCCACGCCAATTAA
- the ortB gene encoding 2-amino-4-oxopentanoate thiolase subunit OrtB has product MSKPLAQSYEAVMARKGEIMRKAIGIDYSLFEFGKLGFDYEAMMGSVAYSLEETARIQRAAGVGNTPLLELRNLTALAREVAPPGKGARIFIKDEAANPSGSFKARRAALSVYEAERRGYPGVIAATSGNYGAAVASQAAMRGIPCLIVQEVFDSRGQGQPEIIEKSRVCEAYGAEVLQLSVGPELFYVFLQLLEETGFFNASLYTPFGIAGVETLGYELVEQTCRLTGQVPDAVVVTHAGGGNVTGTARGLRKAGCSAQVIGASIDLKGLHMASDRDFNRKSFTTGHTGFGLPFAICPDRSDVPRNAARPLRYLDRYVTVTQGEAFYITEALAQLEGLERGPAGNTSLAAAFALAQELRKDQVIVVQETEYTGAGKHPQAQLTFARENGIEVRRGDPHDSVPGKNIIIPVHPAQIQVKDLELDHIRQSYLKNVVGETPYASLTEQDKEYLALETRWNQARIEEVLHHFG; this is encoded by the coding sequence ATGAGTAAACCATTAGCCCAATCTTACGAGGCAGTCATGGCCCGTAAGGGAGAAATCATGCGTAAAGCTATCGGGATTGATTACTCCTTATTTGAATTTGGCAAACTGGGATTTGATTATGAGGCAATGATGGGATCGGTGGCTTATTCTCTGGAGGAGACAGCTCGAATCCAACGAGCAGCAGGGGTAGGAAACACGCCTTTGTTAGAACTTCGGAATCTAACAGCTTTGGCTCGTGAAGTGGCTCCTCCGGGGAAAGGGGCACGAATTTTTATTAAAGACGAAGCAGCTAATCCCTCGGGCAGTTTTAAAGCGCGCCGCGCAGCCTTGTCGGTTTATGAAGCGGAACGACGTGGGTATCCGGGTGTGATTGCCGCAACCTCCGGAAATTATGGGGCCGCTGTTGCTTCTCAGGCCGCTATGAGGGGTATTCCTTGTCTGATTGTTCAGGAAGTCTTTGATTCTCGCGGACAGGGACAACCGGAAATTATTGAGAAGAGTCGAGTGTGTGAGGCTTACGGAGCGGAAGTTCTTCAGTTATCCGTTGGGCCGGAACTCTTTTATGTTTTTTTGCAGCTCTTGGAAGAAACGGGGTTTTTTAATGCTTCACTCTATACACCCTTTGGAATTGCCGGAGTAGAAACCTTGGGATATGAACTCGTGGAACAAACATGCCGGTTAACCGGTCAAGTTCCCGATGCCGTAGTGGTTACTCATGCCGGCGGAGGGAATGTTACCGGGACGGCACGGGGACTGCGAAAAGCCGGTTGTTCGGCTCAGGTCATCGGAGCGAGTATTGACCTCAAAGGGTTGCATATGGCCAGTGACCGGGATTTTAATCGTAAATCCTTTACCACCGGGCATACTGGTTTTGGCTTGCCTTTTGCAATTTGTCCCGATCGTTCGGATGTTCCTCGCAATGCTGCCCGCCCCCTCCGTTATCTGGATCGTTATGTCACGGTGACTCAGGGTGAAGCGTTCTATATCACGGAGGCCTTGGCCCAGTTAGAAGGGCTGGAACGAGGACCGGCCGGAAACACCTCCTTGGCAGCCGCTTTTGCTTTGGCTCAGGAACTGAGAAAAGATCAGGTCATTGTTGTTCAAGAAACCGAGTATACCGGAGCGGGTAAACATCCCCAAGCTCAGTTGACCTTTGCCAGGGAAAACGGTATCGAAGTGCGGCGTGGTGATCCGCATGACAGTGTTCCGGGAAAAAATATCATTATTCCAGTCCATCCGGCTCAGATTCAGGTAAAAGACTTGGAGTTGGATCATATTCGACAGAGCTATCTGAAAAATGTCGTGGGAGAAACCCCTTATGCCAGCCTAACAGAGCAGGACAAAGAATACTTGGCCTTGGAAACACGCTGGAATCAAGCCCGAATCGAAGAGGTACTCCATCATTTCGGATAA
- a CDS encoding sigma-54 interaction domain-containing protein: MNEVSLMMILDQLDEGVHVVDLEGNTIYYNRAMGRIEGLDPKDVLGQSLLRNFPSLSKETSTLWYVLQTRNPLVQVSQTYLNPRGEKITSVNNTYPLYVQGEFVGAFEVTRDLSRVARLTEQVVQLQSELHPPLRNQAKKKSSFYSFDDIVTQSESMLVLLAKAKRAANTGISVLITGETGTGKEMVAQSIHTYSSRADGPFIAQNCAALPESLLEGILFGTVRGSFTGAVDRPGLFEQAQGGTLLLDEIDSMGLNLQAKLLRVLQEGRIRRLGDLREKEIDVRILATTNKPTEESIRQGLIRTDLYYRINVLETALPPLRERKEDIELLIQHFLRQMADKHQRSVPTLNFDVLLTLKNHDWPGNVRELAHVIEAGVVMAEQEFGVNELPNYLQAKAPTLKRRKGKEKKSTLTLQECLRELEERMIRVALEKTEGNLTKASEQLGISRQLLQYKLRSIDYKKIQGGIK; this comes from the coding sequence ATGAATGAAGTCAGCTTAATGATGATTTTGGACCAACTAGATGAAGGGGTGCATGTCGTAGACCTTGAGGGAAACACAATCTACTATAATAGGGCGATGGGCCGTATTGAAGGACTCGATCCGAAAGATGTACTTGGACAAAGTTTATTACGGAATTTTCCATCGTTATCTAAAGAGACGAGCACACTTTGGTACGTTTTACAAACTCGTAATCCTTTAGTTCAAGTCAGTCAGACGTATCTTAATCCTCGTGGCGAAAAGATTACGAGTGTTAATAATACTTATCCGCTCTATGTCCAGGGAGAGTTCGTGGGAGCGTTTGAAGTGACTAGGGATTTGAGTCGGGTGGCGCGATTGACTGAACAAGTAGTTCAACTTCAGAGTGAACTTCACCCGCCTTTACGCAATCAGGCGAAAAAAAAATCTTCTTTTTATAGCTTCGATGATATTGTGACCCAGAGTGAAAGTATGCTTGTCTTATTGGCTAAAGCGAAACGGGCTGCGAATACCGGGATTAGTGTTTTAATTACGGGGGAGACCGGAACGGGTAAAGAGATGGTGGCACAGAGTATTCATACCTATAGCTCGCGAGCAGATGGACCGTTCATCGCTCAGAATTGTGCCGCCTTACCAGAAAGTTTGTTGGAAGGTATCTTATTTGGAACAGTACGCGGCAGTTTTACGGGAGCGGTTGATCGTCCGGGATTGTTCGAACAAGCTCAAGGGGGGACCCTTTTATTAGATGAGATTGACTCTATGGGCCTTAACCTTCAGGCAAAATTATTACGCGTTTTGCAAGAAGGAAGAATTCGCCGTTTGGGGGATCTAAGGGAAAAAGAGATCGATGTACGTATTCTGGCGACCACAAATAAACCTACTGAAGAGAGCATTCGTCAGGGACTAATTCGTACCGATCTTTATTACCGAATTAACGTTTTGGAAACTGCACTTCCTCCCTTGCGGGAACGAAAAGAAGACATAGAACTTTTAATTCAACATTTCTTGCGGCAAATGGCTGATAAACATCAGCGAAGTGTTCCAACTCTTAATTTCGACGTTTTGCTCACTCTGAAAAATCACGACTGGCCTGGCAATGTCAGAGAGCTGGCCCATGTGATCGAAGCGGGAGTGGTTATGGCGGAACAGGAGTTTGGGGTGAATGAGCTGCCAAATTACTTACAAGCCAAGGCCCCCACACTAAAGAGGCGAAAAGGCAAGGAGAAAAAATCGACATTAACACTTCAGGAGTGTCTTCGAGAATTAGAAGAACGTATGATTCGGGTAGCTTTGGAGAAGACTGAAGGAAATTTAACCAAAGCTTCTGAACAATTGGGGATTTCACGTCAATTACTTCAGTATAAGCTGCGCAGTATAGATTATAAAAAAATTCAAGGCGGGATTAAGTGA
- a CDS encoding sigma-54 interaction domain-containing protein → MEPNFLSESLYTLLENIPEGVHITDQQGITQLYNQSAANIDGINPQKALGKHVLEMFPSLTEETSTILQVLRTGESVIRKEQEIRNLYGIPIYLLTTSLPIRANGRIVGAIDISQNLTQVKLLAEKIVDLHSDLKLRPKRPNVEHANYTFNDIIGQHPALLEVIERAKKAARTDSPILVHGETGTGKELLVQSIHNHSPRRNGPFISQNCAALPATLMESILFGTSKGSFTGAENRIGLVELADGGTLFLDELTCLDFELQAKLLRFIQEKNIRRIGDSQLRPMNVRIITSTNMDPAVAVKKNLLRPDLYYRLNVVSLKLPPLRERSTDIPILTQRFITELNQNLHCQISSISPPVQDLFSSYPWPGNIRELRCTLEGAMNLAETDSLEITHLPPHLLQKALPDQPMNLSDVENLPLPEALGKVEKTLISSALEKSKGNVSQAAKILGLPRQTLQYKIQALGIKL, encoded by the coding sequence TTGGAACCCAATTTTTTAAGTGAAAGCCTCTATACTCTACTGGAAAATATTCCCGAAGGAGTCCACATCACAGACCAACAAGGAATCACCCAGTTGTATAATCAATCTGCTGCTAACATTGACGGCATTAATCCTCAAAAAGCTTTAGGAAAACATGTTCTGGAAATGTTCCCCTCTTTAACTGAAGAGACCAGTACCATTCTTCAAGTCCTGCGCACTGGTGAAAGCGTCATCCGTAAGGAACAGGAAATTCGAAACCTTTACGGTATCCCCATTTACCTCTTAACAACCAGCCTGCCTATTCGTGCCAATGGACGAATCGTAGGGGCTATTGATATTTCCCAAAATCTAACCCAAGTTAAACTGCTCGCCGAAAAAATCGTCGACTTACACTCCGATCTCAAACTTCGCCCTAAACGCCCCAACGTCGAACATGCCAATTATACCTTCAACGACATTATTGGCCAGCACCCCGCATTGCTCGAGGTCATTGAGCGAGCTAAAAAAGCCGCCCGAACAGATTCTCCTATTCTCGTGCACGGCGAAACTGGTACAGGAAAAGAATTATTAGTTCAGTCAATACATAACCACAGTCCACGCCGCAACGGTCCATTCATCAGTCAGAATTGCGCTGCCCTTCCCGCTACACTCATGGAAAGCATCCTCTTCGGCACCAGCAAAGGAAGTTTTACCGGTGCTGAAAACCGAATCGGCCTCGTTGAGCTTGCCGATGGAGGAACCTTGTTCCTAGATGAACTAACCTGTCTGGATTTTGAACTACAAGCTAAGCTCCTGCGCTTTATCCAGGAAAAAAATATCCGCCGCATTGGTGACTCCCAGTTAAGGCCTATGAATGTGCGTATTATCACTTCCACAAATATGGATCCGGCGGTTGCCGTCAAAAAAAATCTTTTACGCCCGGACCTCTACTATCGACTCAATGTCGTTAGCTTAAAGCTTCCCCCCTTGCGTGAACGTTCAACTGATATTCCTATCCTTACCCAGCGCTTTATCACAGAGCTTAACCAAAACCTTCACTGCCAAATTTCCAGCATTTCACCCCCCGTTCAAGACCTGTTTAGCAGCTATCCCTGGCCTGGCAACATTCGCGAATTACGTTGCACCCTTGAAGGGGCAATGAACCTCGCTGAAACTGATTCCCTTGAAATAACCCATCTCCCCCCTCATCTATTACAAAAAGCGCTGCCGGATCAGCCAATGAACCTGTCTGACGTAGAAAATCTCCCTCTGCCGGAAGCTTTAGGCAAAGTTGAAAAAACACTTATCTCCTCCGCTCTGGAAAAATCCAAAGGTAATGTTTCTCAGGCCGCAAAAATCTTAGGCCTCCCCCGCCAAACCCTGCAATATAAGATTCAGGCCCTAGGCATTAAACTATAA
- the ord gene encoding 2,4-diaminopentanoate dehydrogenase: MNEIRVIQWGLGAMGSGMARLIQSKTGLKIVYAYDQDPQKIGQDLGEFLGGVKSGVRIQRPPQPGEMNLEKADLVILATSSFTKEVTPQIEIALKHSLNVISIAEEMAYPWAQEPELAMHIDGLAREYGVSVLGTGINPGFVLDTLILALTGTCLAVDKIKAARINDLSPFGPTVMQTQGVGVSAEAFEAGLQSGRIVGHVGFKESLYLLAKTLGWKLDKIEETRFPIISKVKRETAYVKVEPGQVAGCQHTAIGYVDGVPKIELIHPQQVLPHLEGIETGDYIDISGQPDIHLAIKPEIPGGLGTMAMAVNMIPQVLAARPGLLSMAELPVPAALMGDIRELLAWRKGE, from the coding sequence ATGAACGAAATACGTGTAATTCAATGGGGGCTGGGGGCCATGGGAAGTGGTATGGCCCGCTTAATTCAGTCAAAAACCGGGCTCAAGATTGTCTATGCTTATGACCAAGATCCCCAAAAAATTGGGCAGGATTTAGGAGAGTTTTTGGGGGGAGTTAAGAGTGGGGTCAGAATTCAGCGACCGCCACAACCGGGAGAAATGAATCTGGAAAAAGCTGATCTTGTAATTTTAGCCACATCTTCTTTTACCAAGGAAGTGACTCCCCAAATTGAGATAGCTCTTAAACATTCCTTAAATGTTATAAGTATTGCGGAGGAAATGGCTTATCCATGGGCTCAGGAACCTGAGCTGGCGATGCATATTGACGGATTGGCTAGAGAGTATGGAGTGAGTGTTCTTGGGACGGGGATTAATCCGGGATTTGTTCTGGATACCTTAATTTTGGCGTTGACGGGTACTTGTCTGGCGGTCGATAAGATTAAAGCCGCTCGGATTAATGACCTGTCTCCCTTTGGCCCCACGGTCATGCAGACACAGGGCGTGGGTGTGAGTGCAGAAGCCTTCGAGGCGGGGTTACAAAGCGGTAGGATTGTCGGGCATGTTGGGTTTAAAGAATCGCTTTATCTCTTAGCAAAAACGTTGGGGTGGAAGTTGGACAAAATTGAAGAAACCCGTTTTCCTATTATTTCGAAGGTTAAGAGAGAAACGGCCTATGTGAAAGTCGAGCCGGGTCAAGTGGCAGGCTGCCAGCATACAGCAATTGGGTATGTTGATGGGGTCCCTAAGATTGAATTGATTCATCCCCAGCAAGTTTTGCCCCATCTGGAAGGGATTGAGACAGGAGATTATATCGACATCAGCGGACAACCGGATATTCATTTAGCAATTAAACCGGAAATTCCAGGCGGGCTTGGAACCATGGCCATGGCTGTGAACATGATTCCCCAGGTTTTAGCGGCTCGCCCAGGACTATTGAGCATGGCAGAATTACCGGTTCCAGCCGCTTTAATGGGAGATATACGGGAGCTATTGGCCTGGCGAAAGGGGGAGTAA
- the oraE gene encoding D-ornithine 4,5-aminomutase subunit OraE translates to MPDCSLDQHKKLNIEQILGNLESYRPRRKGWIWRKSVPQQKLGPFTYSQTSQGLKASQPLPAAGFFGGIDPQPECTITSEIASGRFEDDLRRMRMAAYHGADHIMVIRTAGQSHYDGLLEGTPEGIGGVPISRKQLRATRKALDLIEDEVGREINLHSYVSGVAGPEVAVLLAEEGVNGAHQDPQYNVLYRNINAVRSFVDAAEAKKVMNWAEIAQIDGAHNANATAREAWKVMPELLVQHAINCAYSIKVGMPKDRICLSTVPPTAPPAPALRLDLPYAVALRELFAGFRMRAQMNTKYMESDTREVTVTHTLNVLLSRLTSADIQSTITPDEGRNVPWHYNTVNGLNTAKQALVGLDGLQEMVGIKREGILGDRVRELKERAVLFLEEILETGGYFEAVQQGFFVDSGFYPERNGDGIVRDIKGGVGTEVLPRARDYFAPVCGHFGDNHRPEGVETICDKIGGCTLCVPEKIQWIDELDEEDNVNKRLEKSRPYRQETLTPEVQWAGDGVISMTLFLPTDIRTAHFAALEIAKQMGWKETEVIHKQVMHPAEGTVLEVKGKIGVTINPLTLKIPEAEERLSAELIRQKVQERPMLGVAATVGDDEHSVGLREILDIKHGGLEGFGMKFHYLGTSVPIAKVVDAALETGAKVILISTIITHGDMHRLNMQKLHDLCVERGVRDRLILVGGGTQVTNELAREWGMDAGFGRGTKGIDVASFLVKYREEHFPVKVRD, encoded by the coding sequence ATGCCTGATTGTTCACTGGATCAGCATAAGAAGCTTAATATTGAACAAATTCTGGGGAATCTGGAAAGTTATCGACCAAGACGAAAGGGGTGGATCTGGCGCAAGTCGGTTCCTCAGCAGAAGTTAGGACCGTTTACGTACTCTCAGACCTCTCAGGGGCTAAAAGCCAGTCAGCCTCTTCCTGCGGCGGGTTTCTTTGGCGGAATTGATCCTCAACCGGAATGTACCATTACGTCAGAGATTGCTTCCGGGCGTTTTGAGGACGACTTAAGGCGGATGAGGATGGCTGCATATCATGGTGCAGATCACATTATGGTGATTCGAACCGCTGGACAAAGCCATTATGACGGTTTGCTTGAAGGGACACCGGAAGGAATTGGGGGAGTCCCGATTAGCCGCAAACAACTGCGGGCAACCCGCAAAGCATTAGATTTGATCGAAGATGAAGTGGGTCGGGAGATTAATTTGCATTCTTATGTAAGTGGTGTCGCAGGGCCGGAGGTTGCCGTTCTTTTAGCTGAGGAAGGGGTTAATGGTGCACACCAAGACCCTCAATATAATGTCCTCTATCGGAATATTAATGCTGTTCGCTCGTTTGTTGATGCCGCCGAAGCTAAAAAGGTCATGAACTGGGCTGAAATTGCGCAAATCGACGGGGCACATAATGCAAACGCTACAGCCCGTGAAGCTTGGAAGGTGATGCCGGAACTACTGGTTCAGCACGCTATAAACTGTGCCTATTCTATCAAAGTGGGGATGCCTAAAGATCGTATTTGCCTTTCAACCGTTCCCCCAACAGCACCACCTGCACCGGCGCTGCGTTTGGATTTGCCCTACGCTGTGGCTTTACGGGAATTGTTTGCCGGCTTTCGGATGCGGGCGCAAATGAATACCAAATATATGGAATCTGATACACGGGAAGTGACTGTCACTCATACCCTGAATGTTCTGCTTTCCCGCCTCACTTCCGCGGATATTCAAAGTACCATCACTCCGGATGAAGGGCGTAATGTTCCCTGGCACTATAACACGGTGAATGGCCTAAACACGGCCAAGCAGGCATTGGTGGGGTTAGACGGCTTGCAGGAAATGGTCGGGATTAAACGGGAGGGGATCTTAGGAGACCGGGTGCGTGAACTGAAGGAACGAGCCGTTTTGTTTCTCGAAGAAATCCTGGAGACAGGCGGTTATTTCGAAGCGGTTCAACAAGGGTTCTTCGTGGATTCGGGGTTTTATCCGGAACGGAATGGTGACGGAATCGTCAGAGATATTAAAGGGGGAGTGGGAACAGAGGTTTTACCTCGAGCTCGTGATTATTTTGCTCCGGTTTGCGGACACTTTGGCGATAATCACAGACCGGAAGGGGTAGAGACTATATGTGACAAGATCGGCGGCTGCACTCTTTGTGTGCCGGAAAAAATTCAATGGATTGATGAACTTGATGAAGAGGACAATGTCAATAAGCGTCTGGAGAAAAGCCGTCCTTACCGTCAGGAAACGTTAACCCCTGAAGTCCAATGGGCAGGGGATGGCGTTATCAGTATGACCTTGTTTTTGCCGACGGATATTCGGACAGCTCATTTTGCGGCCTTAGAGATCGCTAAACAAATGGGGTGGAAGGAAACTGAGGTTATTCATAAACAAGTCATGCACCCTGCGGAGGGAACGGTTTTAGAAGTCAAGGGTAAAATAGGAGTTACGATTAATCCCTTGACACTTAAAATACCGGAAGCAGAGGAGCGGCTCAGCGCAGAGCTTATTCGCCAGAAAGTTCAGGAGAGGCCAATGCTGGGGGTGGCCGCCACTGTCGGGGACGATGAACATTCGGTGGGGTTGAGGGAAATTCTGGATATCAAACACGGCGGATTAGAAGGGTTTGGAATGAAGTTTCATTACCTAGGAACCTCCGTTCCAATCGCCAAAGTAGTGGATGCTGCCCTAGAGACAGGCGCTAAAGTTATTTTGATTAGCACGATTATTACTCATGGAGATATGCATCGTCTTAATATGCAAAAATTACATGATTTGTGTGTTGAACGTGGAGTTCGCGACCGCTTGATTCTTGTAGGAGGAGGGACGCAAGTTACCAATGAATTAGCCAGGGAATGGGGAATGGATGCCGGGTTTGGAAGGGGAACCAAAGGGATTGATGTGGCCAGCTTTCTGGTTAAGTATCGGGAGGAGCATTTCCCGGTCAAAGTGAGGGATTAG
- a CDS encoding L-erythro-3,5-diaminohexanoate dehydrogenase: MNLGCPYGTHRVINPKGVFPQPAQSIDNDFSTLYDNEILIDVEVLNIDSASFTQIKTQAEGDSEKIGQIILETITQRGKQHNPVTGSGGMLIGKVKAIGSALHNRDLKVGDRIATLVSLSLTPLRIDKILAVHKDIDQVEVQGEAILFESGIYAKLPADMPQKLALAVLDVAGAPAQTAKIVKPGDTVVVIGGGGKSGLLCLHEACKRAGVTGKVIGISHSKAGVQRMRDSGLPVIPLQGDARDALWVLKEIERLTEGKLADLTLNMVNIPHTELGSILATKNKGTVYFFSMATSFTAAALGAEGIGKDVTMLVGNGYTEGHSEIALAIMRENPRLREIYESTYA; encoded by the coding sequence ATGAACTTAGGCTGCCCTTATGGAACCCATCGCGTCATCAACCCGAAAGGAGTCTTTCCCCAACCCGCTCAATCCATAGATAATGATTTTTCAACTCTTTATGACAACGAAATTCTTATCGATGTTGAAGTCTTAAATATTGATTCCGCCTCCTTTACCCAGATTAAAACTCAGGCCGAGGGAGATTCAGAGAAAATTGGCCAAATCATCTTAGAAACCATTACTCAACGAGGCAAACAACACAATCCTGTCACCGGCTCCGGAGGAATGCTCATTGGAAAGGTAAAAGCGATTGGCTCTGCTCTGCATAACCGAGATCTAAAGGTCGGAGATCGAATCGCCACCCTCGTTTCCTTATCTTTGACTCCTCTGCGTATCGACAAAATACTCGCCGTCCACAAAGACATTGATCAAGTAGAGGTGCAAGGGGAAGCGATCTTGTTTGAAAGTGGAATCTACGCCAAACTTCCCGCTGACATGCCTCAGAAATTGGCCCTAGCTGTACTTGACGTGGCTGGGGCTCCCGCCCAAACGGCTAAAATCGTCAAACCGGGAGATACCGTCGTCGTGATCGGAGGTGGCGGAAAATCAGGTCTTCTCTGCCTCCATGAAGCGTGTAAACGGGCGGGCGTCACCGGCAAAGTGATTGGAATTAGTCACTCCAAAGCTGGTGTACAGCGTATGAGGGATTCCGGATTACCGGTCATTCCGCTCCAGGGAGATGCTCGCGATGCTCTCTGGGTCTTAAAGGAAATTGAACGCCTAACCGAAGGCAAGCTGGCCGACCTTACCTTAAATATGGTCAATATCCCTCATACTGAACTCGGCAGTATCCTAGCCACGAAAAACAAAGGGACCGTGTATTTCTTTAGTATGGCGACATCGTTCACCGCCGCAGCCTTAGGGGCGGAAGGCATTGGCAAAGATGTCACCATGTTGGTGGGAAACGGGTATACCGAAGGACACTCGGAAATAGCCTTAGCAATCATGCGCGAAAATCCCCGCCTCCGTGAGATTTATGAAAGCACCTATGCCTAA